The genomic region GACGGTGCCGAGCTCTCGGTCACCGCGCACGACGGCCTTTTCGACCTGCAGCTACACCAGCCCGGCATGCTGCGGCCGCTGCGGGCTGCCGAATTATCCGACGGCACATTGCGATTCATGCTGTGGGCGGCCGCGTTGTTGAGCCCCCGGCCGCCGTCGTTGATGGCGCTCAACGAACCCGAGACATCGCTGCATCCCGATCTGGTGCGCCCGCTGGCGTCGTTGATCCGCACCGCTGCACAGAGCACCCAGGTGGTCGTGGTCACTCACTCACAGACACTGCGGTCCTGTCTGGGCGCGGTGCCCGTGGCCGGCCGGGACAACCCGCGCGATGGCGACGAGGCCGTGGAGATATGCCTGTTCAAGGACCTCGGCGAGACCCGCGTCGAGGGCGTAGGCATGCTGACCGCGCCGGCGTGGGACTGGGGTAAGCGCTAGCCGCGCGGTGGCGGCCGAAGCGCGCGAGTGAAGGCCACGTTGACCCGCCGCATGACGATGCTGTACGGCCACCACATCGTTCGCTTGAACAGGTAGAGCGCCCGGATGTCAGCCGAGGTGTAAATGAGGAAGCGGTTGCGGCGCACACCGGTGAGCATGCGGTCGGCGACATGCTCGGGCGACTTGGCGTGGCCGACGAACAGGTCGACCAATCGGGCCACTCGCGGATGCTCACGGTCCACGCCCGCTATGTCCACGGTCCGCACCAGTTGTGTTCTCACTGCCCCCGGTACCACCACCGACACTCCGATGCGGTGGCGCGCCAGGTCGAAACGCAGTACCTCCGACAGGCCACGCAGCCCGTACTTGCTCGCGCTGTAGGCGGCGTGCCAGGGCAGCGCGACCAGCCCGGCCGCCGACGACACGTTGACCAGGTGTCCGCCCTTGCCGGCCAGCACCATCGGCGGCACGAACGATTCGATGACGTGGATCGGCCCCATCAGGTTGACGTCGATCATCGAGCGCCAGTGGCGGTGCTCCAGCGTGGAAACCGTGCCCCATGCCGAGATCCCGGCGATGTTCATCACCACGTCCATCGCGGGATGACTGGCGTGGATATCGGAGGCGAACTGCGTCACCGCGTCGTAGTCGGAGATGTCGAAGGCGCGGTGCGCGCTGACCGTGCCGCCGAGCGAACGCACGTCGGCGACGGTCAGTTCCAGGCCCTCGCGGTCACGATCGGTCAGGAAGAGGTCGGCGCCCTCGGCGGCCAGTTTCAGCGCCGTGGCACGGCCGATGCCGCTGGCGGCACCGGTCAACAGACACCGCTTACCCGCGAAACCGCTCTGAGCCGCCATGGCGGTGACGATACCTAGTCGCCACGGAGGTGCGAGTCGCCCCAGAAGGCGGACACCCACAGCCGCTCGAGTGCGTCGACGGCGCGCGCCGGATCGGCGCCGCGGCCGACGAACATGCTGTCGTGGGTCAGCGTCATCGTCGTCACCGCCGCCAGCGTGCGCACGAGTGCGGGCAGGTCGTCGCTGATCGGCCGGGTGTCGGGATCGCTCTCCAAGAGCGCGATGAGCTTGTCGATTATGCCGTCGTAGAAGTCGTCCATCATCTCGCGGATCTGCGCGTCGGTGTTGCGGGCGACGGCGCACGCCTTGAGGACCGGGTCGTCGTTGGCGTACACGGCCGCGGCGCTACCGACCATCCGCTTGGCGAAGTCGCGCGGTGACTCGCCCGGTTCACGCAGCGCGAAATGATGGGTCAGGCTGTCGAGCAGTTCGCCGGCGTCGGCGAGGATCACGGCGAGCACGGCGTACTTGGAGTCGAAATAGAAGTAGAAGCCCGAGCGGGCCACTCCCGCGCGCTCGCTGATGGTGCTGACCGACAGGTCGGCGAACGATCGCTCGTGCAGCAGCTCACGGACGGCACTGACGATCGCGTCACGCTGCCGGTCGCCGCGGCTGCGGCGGGCTTGCGGTGCGGGCTGGGCGGTCATCGTTGTTAGACCTTCGCACCGCGCCACGCCAGAACCAAACTTGACATGCGTCAAGTCTGCCATTCAGGATGAAGATGGAAGTGACGATAGCCACAGTCTGGCCACCGAATTCATGCCCAGGAGCGTGCCAATGACGGCGACCATCAGCACCACCGATTACCTGCTCGACCAGGCGAAGCGGCGGCTGACCCCGTCGTTCAACAATTTCCCCGGCGTGGGCATGGTCGAGCGCAGGCTACTGAACACCGACTTCCCGCAGCACCCGATGGCCACCCCGCCGCCGGGCAGCGACCTCAAGCCGGTGGTCGGCGACGCCGGCCTGCCGATCATCGGCCACATGATCGAGATGTTCCGCGGCGGGCCGGACTATCTGCTGCACGTCTACCGCAAGTACGGTCCGCTCTACTACGCCGACTCGCCGGCGCTGCCCGCGGTCGCGGCGTTGGGACCCGACGCCGCACAGGCCGTCTACTCCAACCGCAACAAGGACTTCTCTCAGCAGGGCTGGGTGCCGGTGATCGGCCCGTTCTTCCACCGCGGCCTGATGCTGCTGGACTTCGAGGAGCACATGTTCCATCGGCGGATCATGCAGGAGGCCTTCGTGCGCACCCGCCTGGTCGGCTACCAGGAGCAGGTGGACAAGGTCGTCTCGCAGGTGATCGCCAACGACTGGGTGATCAACGACGGCCGCTTCCTGATGTATCCGGCGATGAAGGAACTGACGCTCGACATCGCGTCGATGGTCTTCATGGGTCACGAACCGGGCTCCGACAAGGAATTGGTCACCAAGGTGAATCAGGCGTTCACCACCACGACGCGCGCAGGCAACGCCATCATCCGCAAGCCCGTGCGCCCGTTCACCTGGTGGCGCGGCATCCAGGCGCGCAAGCTGCTCGAGGACTACTTCGAGGAGCGAGTGAAGGAACGTCGCGGCAAGGACGGGTCGGACCTGTTGACCGTGCTGTGCCACACCGAGGACGAGCACGGCAACAGCTTCACCGACGAGGACATCGTCAACCACATGATCTTCTTGATGATGGCCGCCCACGACACGTCGACCTCGACGGCCACCACGATGATCTACCACCTGGCCAAGCACCCCGAGTGGCAGGAACGCTGCCGCGAGGAGTCCGATCGCCTGGGCGACGGTCCGGCCGACATCGAGTCGCTGGAGAAGCTGGAATCGCTGGATCTGGTGATGAACGAGTCGATCAGGCTCGTCACCCCCGTCCAGTGGGCCATGCGCCAGGCCGTGCGCGACACCGAACTGCTGGGCTACTACCTGCCCAAGGGCACCAACGTGATCGCCTACCCGGGCATGAACCACCGGCTCGAGGAGCTCTTCCCGGAGCCGATGAAGTTCGACCCGCTGCGCTTCACCGAGCCGCGCAACGAGCACAAGAGCCACCGCTACGCGTTCAGCCCGTTCGGCGGCGGGGCGCACAAGTGCATCGGTATGACGTTCGGCCAGCTCGAAGTCAAGACGATCCTGCACCGGCTGCTGCGCAAGTACCGGCTGGAGCTGCCCTACCCGGGCTACACCACCGAATGGGACTACGGCGGGATGCCGGTGCCCAAGGACGGCATGCGCATCGTGCTGCGGCCACTGCACTGACCGTGCTGTCGCGATCAGGGCGCGATCAGGCGCCCGACCTTTAGGCGATTGGCGCACGCGATCATCGCGCCCAGCGCCGACTGGGTGGGATCCTCGGCGAGCCCCATCGCCCATTCGGCGCGGGTGCCGTCGGATCCGCGAATGAACGTCGCGGTCCGCTGACCTGCCCGCACCTGGTGGAACGCGGTCATCTCGACGGGGAAGCCGCGGTCGTAGAGCATCGCCGTCAGCGCCGCGACGGGTCCGGTGGCGGCGGCCGACGAGGTGCAGATCCGGTCGCCGATGGCCAGGGTCGCCTGGTACGTGCGCGCCTGCGGGCCCACCCGGGCGGCCGGGCGGTCACCGTCCGCGCAGCGCCAGTTGCGCAGGCGCAGCGGTCCTGCGGTGGGTGCGTACTCGGCGAGGAACGTCTCGAAGGACATCGCGTCGGCCTCCTCACGCAGCCCGCGGGGCATCGGGGCGTCCATGTGAGCCGCGAACGGCAGCGACGCTGCGCTGGCTGCGGGTTCTCGTGCGATTGAGATCATGTGCCGGTTTCTTCTTCGATGAGGAAGTGACCGACTACGTAGCGACGACCCACAGCGAGGGGTCGGTCCGGATCAGACCCCGCTGCGGGTTGCTACTACGAGTCGCCTCGGCACGGGTCCGATGCTAGACGGCGGGCAACCGGGTACGCAAAGGGTTTCCGCTTCGCGAATTGATCATCGGATTTCGCCATCCGGCTGTCGATTCGGGCGGAGGGGTGCGATGTTGTGTCCTACTTTCTGGGGTCGGGGGAACGGCCTGGGGGAACGGTGGGATCGTCAGCACGGACCGGGGGTGCGGTGAGCGTGGGACACCGCCTTCGGTGATCGAGCGCGTCGGCTGCAGCCGAGCACCGCGCTGGTGATGTCGCACAAGCATCCCCTCGACGCGGCCGGCATTGCGTTGTTCATCGAGGCGGTGTCCGGCGCGGGCCGGCCGTTCAGCAGC from Mycobacterium sp. IDR2000157661 harbors:
- a CDS encoding SDR family oxidoreductase; its protein translation is MAAQSGFAGKRCLLTGAASGIGRATALKLAAEGADLFLTDRDREGLELTVADVRSLGGTVSAHRAFDISDYDAVTQFASDIHASHPAMDVVMNIAGISAWGTVSTLEHRHWRSMIDVNLMGPIHVIESFVPPMVLAGKGGHLVNVSSAAGLVALPWHAAYSASKYGLRGLSEVLRFDLARHRIGVSVVVPGAVRTQLVRTVDIAGVDREHPRVARLVDLFVGHAKSPEHVADRMLTGVRRNRFLIYTSADIRALYLFKRTMWWPYSIVMRRVNVAFTRALRPPPRG
- a CDS encoding TetR/AcrR family transcriptional regulator, whose translation is MTAQPAPQARRSRGDRQRDAIVSAVRELLHERSFADLSVSTISERAGVARSGFYFYFDSKYAVLAVILADAGELLDSLTHHFALREPGESPRDFAKRMVGSAAAVYANDDPVLKACAVARNTDAQIREMMDDFYDGIIDKLIALLESDPDTRPISDDLPALVRTLAAVTTMTLTHDSMFVGRGADPARAVDALERLWVSAFWGDSHLRGD
- a CDS encoding cytochrome P450, which codes for MTATISTTDYLLDQAKRRLTPSFNNFPGVGMVERRLLNTDFPQHPMATPPPGSDLKPVVGDAGLPIIGHMIEMFRGGPDYLLHVYRKYGPLYYADSPALPAVAALGPDAAQAVYSNRNKDFSQQGWVPVIGPFFHRGLMLLDFEEHMFHRRIMQEAFVRTRLVGYQEQVDKVVSQVIANDWVINDGRFLMYPAMKELTLDIASMVFMGHEPGSDKELVTKVNQAFTTTTRAGNAIIRKPVRPFTWWRGIQARKLLEDYFEERVKERRGKDGSDLLTVLCHTEDEHGNSFTDEDIVNHMIFLMMAAHDTSTSTATTMIYHLAKHPEWQERCREESDRLGDGPADIESLEKLESLDLVMNESIRLVTPVQWAMRQAVRDTELLGYYLPKGTNVIAYPGMNHRLEELFPEPMKFDPLRFTEPRNEHKSHRYAFSPFGGGAHKCIGMTFGQLEVKTILHRLLRKYRLELPYPGYTTEWDYGGMPVPKDGMRIVLRPLH
- a CDS encoding homocitrate synthase, yielding MISIAREPAASAASLPFAAHMDAPMPRGLREEADAMSFETFLAEYAPTAGPLRLRNWRCADGDRPAARVGPQARTYQATLAIGDRICTSSAAATGPVAALTAMLYDRGFPVEMTAFHQVRAGQRTATFIRGSDGTRAEWAMGLAEDPTQSALGAMIACANRLKVGRLIAP